A single window of Arvicanthis niloticus isolate mArvNil1 chromosome X, mArvNil1.pat.X, whole genome shotgun sequence DNA harbors:
- the Zmym3 gene encoding zinc finger MYM-type protein 3 isoform X8 — MDPSEFPSPFDPLTLPEKPLAGDLPVDMEFGEDLLESQTAPTRGWAPPGPSPSSGALDLLDTPSGLEKDPGVVLDGATELLGLGGLLYKAPSPPEVDHGPEGTLAWDSGEQTLEPGPGCQTPGVIPPDPGAGASPPSPEGLLEPLAPDSPIILESPHIEEEEMPPLATRRRGSPGQEEEHTQGQPQSPNAPPSPSVGETLGDGINSSQTKPGVSNPAAHPSLPGDGLTGKEIEKPPERVQKRSERVRRAEPPKPEVVDSTESRRSGTPRTQLWYRLVQEAPSMSSAHLSVSLSMRPSSSVQSPSLGILQMPLAAAYARRLERFYMRSAMAAWYTVSAAILASPNSEPTRD, encoded by the exons ATGGACCCCAGTGAGTTCCCCAGTCCATTTGACCCATTGACCCTGCCAGAGAAGCCCCTGGCTGGAGACCTTCCAGTAGACATGGAATTTGGAGAGGATCTGCTGGAATCTCAGACTGCCCCAACTCGAGGATGGGCCCCCCCAGGTCCGTCTCCATCCTCTGGAGCCCTGGACCTGCTTGATACCCCTTCTGGCTTGGAGAAGGACCCTGGAGTAGTCCTGGATGGAGCCACTGAGCTACTGGGGCTGGGGGGGCTACTCTATAAAGCCCCTTCTCCCCCAGAGGTGGACCATGGTCCTGAGGGGACCCTTGCATGGGATTCGGGGGAGCAGACCCTAGAGCCTGGACCAGGGTGCCAGACCCCTGGGGTGATACCACCTGATCCAGGGGCTGGGGCCAGTCCCCCTTCACCTGAGGGGCTACTAGAACCTTTGGCTCCAGATTCTCCAATAATCCTGGAGTCTCCTCATATTGAAGAGGAGGAGATGCCTCCCCTAGCTACAAGGAGAAGGGGCTCCCctgggcaggaggaggagcaTACCCAAGGGCAGCCACAGAGCCCAAATGCACCCCCTAGCCCTTCAGTGGGAGAGACTCTGGGGGATGGAATCAACAGTTCTCAGACCAAACCTGGGGTATCTAACCCTGCTGCACATCCTTCTTTGCCAG GAGATGGCCTAACTGGGAAGGAGATTGAGAAGCCGCCTGAAAgg GTACAGAAGAGAAGCGAGCGCGTTAGAAGAGCAGAACCTCCAAAGCCTGAGGTTGTGGACTCCACTGAGAGCA GGAGATCTGGAACACCAAGGACTCAGTTGTGGTACAGACTGGTCCAGGAGGCTCCTTCCATGAGTTCtgcacatctgtctgtctctctctctatgagGCCCAGCAGCAGCGTCCAATCCCCCAGTCTGGGGATCCTGCAGATGCCACTCGCTGCAGCATATGCCAGAAGACTGGAGAG GTTCTACATGAGGTCAGCAATGGCAGCGTGGTACACCGTCTCTGCAGCGATTCTTGCTTCTCCAAATTCCGAGCCAACAAGGGACTGA